Sequence from the Rhinolophus ferrumequinum isolate MPI-CBG mRhiFer1 chromosome 19, mRhiFer1_v1.p, whole genome shotgun sequence genome:
CTGGGACCCCACAGGCCAGTCCAGATGGGCCGGCCACGCAGCACCGCAGGCCAGTTTGGAAGTCGGTCAGGACCACAGCCACGTGGGAAGGAAACTATGTACACTTACTGAaggtggtgtggtgtgtgtgggttGTTAGGAAACAGCCCTGGAGCTACGCTGCTTCTGTTGGTTGCACTCACACTGCAGGTGCAGACGCAGAACGTTCTCTCCCTTGGAAACAAGAACCGTGACAGTCGTCCTGGCGCAGACGCCGAGGCTGTGCCAGCCCAGCTCGTATGGTACATGGAGGCAGAAGCCCACGATTGGCAGCCCTGCTGGGGACAAAGTGTAGGGTGTGTCATCAGCTAGGGACTGCTGGGCTCCGGCCCCTCTGACCCATCGGTGGACGATGGTACCTGCAGTGTTACATGGTCACAGCTCCATAATGTTAGACACTGGTCATTAAATTCAGTCGTCCTCACAACCTGGTCTTGGTCTTTGGCTGTTGGTGGAGACGTGATTTCACGTCCCCCATTAACACTGCCTGTTAGTACCTGGGTGGGAAGTTTTATCCACGACCACAGAAGTGACATACTCAGGTTAATTCATCTTGTGACTAAAACTCAGCATATTTGCCTTGAGCGTGTGGCTGCCTGCAAGGCAGGATTACACTGGATGAATGTGACGACTTTGGGGTTCTCACACCCCAGGTGAAAAGAGTGTGTCCAGTCCTTCAGGTGCAGACCTCGGGGACTGTGGCTTCCCCTGTGGACCCTGGGCATCTCTCGGTGTCAACGCGTAAGGCACTAGCAGGACAATACCAGCTTCAGCAAGCACCTGCGGGCGTCCCGGTCAGCACGTCTGCAGGGCTGTCTCCTGGTCCTCGACAGTGAGGCCCAAAGGCAGCCTGAGCCTTCTCCGTTCCAAGCTGTGCCTTGTACCTTAGAATTCCCACATTCCAACACATGCAAAGATGCCACAAGGAGGCCGGTGTCCCAGTGGAGGTGGGTGCAGCGACCCTCAGCTCAGCAGAGGGACCCTGCGGCTGCTGTGTGGCTGGGGTGGTGAGGCTGATGACATTTCACACCCTGCGAGGACACAGGAGGAAGCCCGTCGTCCACAGACACCCACGTGGCTTTGAgtgagggctggggctgggcccagGGCTTCAAGGAGGTGGAGCTTGGCGGCTACCCACGACTCTCGTGTTGTGGCTGGAAGGAACCAGCAGGTTATGCAGGCAATTCTGTTGTTCACGGACGACAACCGGAGGCCAACTTTCAATCTGATAACCTGGTCGTGCTTTTTAACTGGTTGCTTCTGTAGCTTCCTCTTTTACCAACTTTTAGTTTTAAGTCACCGTTTTCAAAGAATGTGCATTTTTAGTATAGTTAGGGTAGAAAGATTCTTGTTTGGACTTTTCGTTTTATTGTAGAGACGCTCTGAATCTATTGAGTTTTAGGGTTAGCCATCGAGTGGCTTCAGTGTGCATACGGAATTTACACGTTCTTTGTCTAGTAAAAACACTGCAACAGTTCTTCTATGAGAGCAAGTCGTTTCTGTTAATGAGATGCTCATGACTCAGTGGGCCCAAGGATTTAACCTCTACAGCGTAGCACATGCGGGCAGCGTGCGGGAGCCGAGGTGCCCAAAGTGCTTGTGtgactgtggtgtgtgtgtttcgGCCGACAGTGGAGAACAGTGAGCCACATGTCGAGTTCGTGACTTCAGGGTGTCCAGCAGGCTGTGGCCGGGCTTAGCTGATGAACCGGTCAGAGAAATGGTGCCCAATAACGAACGACGGCATGGGCAGTGCTGCTAGGGTGGAACCTGAAAAGCTGTTCAGAACACCCGAGCTGTGTTGGCAGAGGGGATTCAAGGTGCTGCTGAGGTGTCAGCTCACCCCTTTGCTGTAGAAATAATGGAGGGTGCAGGAGACAACGCCTCGGGACCACCACTCATCCGTAGCGTGGCGGGTGGAAATGACCTGGTCACGTGTTTATGCTTCCTGGGGGGCTGACTGAGCTTTGTTCATCCTGCGTCGTCTGTCCCTCACAAAATTCCAGGTTGTGTGAAATTCAGTGAACGTGTCCTGAACACCGTGAAATAAGAGGAAAGGAACCATAGCGATGGCGGTCTGCAGTGAGGAGAGTGTGTGCGGCCACCGTGGGATGCTGTGTGTGACGCCCTGAGGAGATGGGCTTCGCCGTGTGTGGCCAGGCCTCAGTGGATCGTGCACGCGTGAcctttgtcctgttttcttttcaaaggctTTTTAGACCCTGAGAAGAAGCTTTTTTCTCATCGAATATTATCGAGGGACGAATGTATCGACCCGTTTTCCAAAACTGGGAACCTTAGGTATGTACTCGGCTGCTTTCATCCCTGGTACCTGCTGTTCAGTTCTCTTTGGAAAGGCTGTGTTTTGAGCATCAGAGCAGCGATTCTGTGTTTATTCTCCATTTCTGCCACCACTGTCATCGCAGCAGTCTTCTTACCAGACCCCATCCTCCTGCTTCTCCCTGGGTGTCCAGACAGTGGGGGACTCGAGGTCAGAGCCCAGGAGGACaagggtggggggcgggggctgagAGCAGGCCTTGGGGGACGGACACAGAAGATGAAGGTGGCAGAAGAGCGCCCAGAGCTTCCCTGAGAGCAAGGTGGGCTGGGCATCGAGTCACGCGTTTAAAGAAGGTGTTTTGGCCTTGGCGTTGGTGTGCGGGTTTGTATTTCCTCGGAGCTTCCTGCTGTTGGTCCTGCAGGTTAGGAGGTGCAGGTCATGTCCCCATCTGCCTGCTCGCCGTGCCCATGCCTCCTGTCACCACGCTCCCTTCCTGTCTGCGCTTTGCGACAGGGCTGTGCCACCCTCAAGACAGGCTGCTCTCTATTCTCGGAAATGTTTTGCTCCCTCCGAGTCAGGAAGTCCCCATTTCTACCCCAAAAGCCAGGGCCCCATTATGACCCTGGATCTGGTAGAACCTGTTCTCACTGATGGTGACTCTCAACCAGCCTGGACAGTGACAGCTGGTGTCGACCACCTCATCTAACAGTCCGTGTTCAGCTCTGGGTGTCCACACAGACTGAGACCTGTTCCAGTGAGTAGGAACTGAAAGGAGAGTCTGCAAGTAGTTGTTTCAGAAACAGACCTCGTGTGTGCTAGTTAGGGTCAGTGAGCAGAGGGTTGAGGACAAAGGAACATGAGAGCGTGGCAGTGACTTCCCAAGGGGCAGAGCCACCCCAAAGGAGCATGTTGGAGAAGCCCTGGCACCAGCGACAGGCACTGGCAGTGCCTCCTGGAGTGAGACAGGCCGCAAAGCAACAGCCACAGGCTCTGTCTTAGCTCCCTTATGTCTTCCCTCTGGAAAACAGACCTGGGAGACAGTGTTAATTGTGCACGCGTGAACATTTTCTTCTGGGTAGCTGTAGCTTCTTATTAGCGGCTTGAGAACTTGAGCAATGGTGGGCATTTCTCCTGGGTGTATGTCCCGGTCCTGGAAGGCAGGCGAGAAGCAGTCGTCCTTTTGAATTTTGAGTGCTGCCAGCCTGCCTGTGAGAGTCTGAGGTGTGGACAGGACCACGTGAGGGCAGTAAGCAGGATGCCTGTACCCAGCAGTCACATTTTGGGCCCTTGCTAACATTTCCACTCGCCCTGTCTCCTCCTAGCTTTGGGGGATACAGGAGTCACCTTTTTGGACTTGAAAATCGACATCATGCAGGCACACTGCACGAAACGGTTGTTTATTTCAAAGAGCTGAGGTTTGAGCAAGGCTGTGCCCTTACTGGAAGCCCTCACCTTTGGGAGCAGGTGTCAGCAGACTCTGGTTGCAATTTTATAACCTGTGTTTGTAAATACAGCTGTGCTGGGACATGGCCACGCCCCTCCATTTAGTATTGTCTCTGCTGCTTTGCTGGGACCagcgtgtggcccccacacactATTCTTTACTCTCTGGCCTTTTAAGGAAAGGGTACTGACTTCTGCTTTAAGAAGTATCAGTGGAGAGGACTGTAACTGTTTAAATGTTACTTTCTCTGGAACAGTTTAAATATGAGCTAGACAAAAGTCCTTCAAGCATTTGCATCTGTTTCTGATTAGTCTCCTGTCTATTGGTTACATGTAAAATGTTATCGTAACTGTTTTTTGTAAATGGTACTAGTAGTTCCCATACATTTTTACTTCTAGAAATCTCTTTCCTTGTGGGGATTCGATGGTTTGCATTATCGATGATCGAGAAGATGTCTGGAAGTTTGCCCCCAATCTGATCACCGTGAAGAAATACGTCTACTTCCAGGGCACAGGGGACATCAATGCTCCCCCTGGGTCCCGGGAGTTGCAGGCAAGAAAGAAAGGTGGGTGACCCTCTTCTGGTGCTCAGAGAAGTTCGCGTTTGCTTTCCtgtctgtttccttatttctgtCATGACTACTCTAAATTCAAGGTcgactttgtttctgtttgttcataTTTCAGTAGTTAGGTTGTTGACTTTATTTGTGTTACACGGAAAAGCATGTTATTTGGTCTCAGTTTGGGCTTGTTTTTATGGTACTGACCTGAACGTTTTTCCAGTGGAGTAAGGAGTAAAGAAATCTTCTTAAGTTAGTACATCTGAACACTGCTTTTCATCCcagttctctttaaaataaagcgTGATCCTGGGAGGTGGCCGCATGTGGCGTCCCTTGCAGAGAGGACACTGGCCTGTGGGTCGTGGCCCCAGCCCGTCGGTGGTGACACTGCACCCGCAGGATCAGCCCAGCGGTGTGGCTGAGCCTCTCGGGCAGCGTGAAGCCCATATCTCAGAAGAAAATTTAGAGTTTGGGTTTAAAGTGAGTCTCGTGacctttaattttgaaataaaatattttgaggcaCACAATTATTATCGCAGCCACTGAGCTGGAACTAGAGGTCTAGGCCAGCAGAAAGTGGGGCCTGAGGGCGTGGCCTGTGGACTGGGCCTTTTGTGCATCTTTGAGTATTATAAGAATCAAAGCAAAGTGAGCACGTGTGGCCCCTGAACCCACACTCTCCGCCTCCACCATGCAGTGTGGTCGAAGCCAGTAGTGGGTGCGTCCTGCGTGGACTTTACCCAGTGGTTTCCCATTTTGGGAGCAGCCACTCCATTTTGGGAGAAGTGACCTCTACTCTTGTGTACACATGCAGGGGGTCATCCTCCTAAAGGTGCGGACGTCGCAGAGCAGGCCCCGTCTGCCAAGGAGTCAGAGGAGGGCAGGCAGGTGGCCGGGGTTGAGCAGAGCAACGGCCTCAGCAAGCCCGCGAGGGAGCTCAACGGGGATGGTCCGCCACCTAGCCAGGCGGAGGAGAGGGCCACCCGGCCTGCCGCCCGCATTCCCCTGGCCGATGGCAGGGGGCCCACAGTGTGTGCGCGGCAACACGGTCGGACATCAGCAGAGAAGCGGCCAGTTGTGAGCTCGGTGGGCAGCGACCTGGACTTCGAGTTGTCCAGTGATAGCGAGAGCAGCAGCGACTCAGAGGGTCGGTCCTCTGAGGGCGAAAGTGGGGGGAAGAGGGGCCAGAAAAAGCCCCAGGCTGCTCGGGACCCCGGGAAGGTGGTGCCGCAGGGCGGGGCCCCTGGCCCCGGTGGGGAGAGGCCGGCGGGGGCGAATCACTCCTCAGAGCCCGTGCCCAGCGTCCAGCTGGAGCCGCAGGAGGACAGTGAGCGGGACGGCCTGTGCGGGCTGGGGAGCAGTTGTGCCGACAGGAAGGAGGCTGAGACCGAGTCTCAGAACAGCGAGCAGTCGGGCATCACGGTGGGCGAGTCTCTGGACCAGAGtgtagaggaggaagaggaggaggaggacgcgGACGCCGACGACCACCTGGTCCACCTGGAGGAAATCCTGGCCCGCGTGCACTCCGACTACTACGCCAGGTACGACCGCTACCTGCGTGGGGAGGCCCAGGAAGCCCCCGACATACGGAAGGTCGTCCCCGAGCTCAAAAGCAGGGTGCTGGCAGATGTGGCCGTAATATTCAGCGGCCTGCACCCCACCAACTTCCCGGTGGAGAAGACGCGGGAGCACTACCACGCCACGGCCCTCGGAGCGAAGGTCCTCACGCAGCTGGTGCTGGACCCTGACGCCCCCGACAGGGCCACCCACCTGATCGCTGCGCGCACCGGTAAGCGGCCGGCCCACTTTggggcctgcctggggcctgcctgTGGGGCGGGGCCAGGGAGACCCAGGGGGCTCCTGGGACAGAGTATCCGCGTTGACTCCTGAAAAACGAGCATGTTTCAGGAGCCTCTGCCTGAGGGCTCACCTGTTGAGAGTATCTTGCTAATTATGGGCCTCCACATGCGTGTGGGGTGTCCTGTGCGTGTCACACGGTCGGTACAGGGGCCCATCCACAGTGTATGGAGCTGAGCGCCGCTGTTCCATCGCAGGCACGGAGAAGGTGCGCCAGGCGCAGGAGTGCGGACGACCGCACGTGGTGAGTCCCGACTGGCTGTGGAGCTGCCTGGAGCGCTGGGAAAAGGTGGACGAGCAGCTGTTCCCGCTGAGCGATGACTGCGGCAAGGCGCAGAGGTGAGCACGCCGCAGGTGCCCTGGGGCCTCTCCCGAGCAAGCACGCCGGTCAGAGGCCAGTGTCCTGGAGAGCTTGCCTCGGCCGCCAGCCTCCGCTTGGAGCTGCATGCACGGCGTTTCGTAGGCCAGGCTCATTGTCCCTGGTGTGCAGGCAAGGAAGGGAGGCTGGGGCGCAGGACGCCACTTCCCCTCTGCCCGCCCACCTGTGCCCTGGCTGCCCCGCCGCCACTCCTCCAGGCTCCCCACACACAGGCTGTCTTAAATAGGTGACCGTGACCACCTAGGAAAAAAATCAGCTGGTGTTTCTTCTACACGGGATGGCTTTTCGCAGCAAATCCTAGTTTGCGTGTGTTTGTTTTACGGCTGTGGGTAGTGAGCCGCACAACATTGTATAGAGTCGTGTGCCAGGGGGACAGTGACcagagccaggggctggggggtggccACGCTGCAGGTGGTAAATACTCAGAGGTGGCGGGTGCAGGAAAGAGGCGAGAAATACGTGAGAGGGCCTGTTTGTGTTGAGAAAGTCTTTGGACGTACTTCCTGTTCTTGGTCAGTGTGAATATGTGTTCAGAGGGAGTCTGAGATGGACGCGGCAGCAGACACAGACTCTGCGCTGCCGTTCTCGGCGGGGCACGCGCTCCGCCTCGGTGCATGGGGCCGGTCGGTGTCACTGCGTGCCCAGTGCTTGTGCCCTAGGATTTAAGAGGCCGTGTCATGACTTCATCCACATGGCTCTCAGCTCGGGTGGAGGGAGACCTTAGTCCTTGGGCCTGAGCGGTGGGCGTCCTGTGTGCCAGCACTTTCTTACAGGTCCTGCTCTCACTGCAGGGAGGACGGCCCGATGGCTTTTCCCGACAGGCAGGGTGCACTTCCCACCACCTTGTTCCACCCAACGCCCGTCCatcccagggcccagcctggccCCGAAGCCCGGATCTACGACGCCAACACGGGCAAGCTCATCCGGAAGGGCTCTGCGGGCCCCGGGCCTCCTGGCTGCCTGCCGGTCCACGCGGAGCACTCCTCTTTCAGGTACACGCATGCGCGCCTGGGCTGCCGCTGAGTAGCCGGCTCatcctcaccatgtcctgtgcaGTTAGGGGTGTGCCCCGTCCTGGCTGAGGGCTCTGGCTCCCACCTCGTGGAAACGCCTCACCCATTTAGACAGCAGGCGTTTTTGCATATTCTTCTGTCCTGTCTTGGGTCCCGAAGCTGGAACACACAAGTCCACGGTCTATCCTGTGAAATGTCCTGCAGGGGTGTCGGTGGTCACGGGTCACTCGTGGGCTCAGTGCTGCCCGCCACGAGCGGTTTCCTTTGCTGATAAGACACGTGCTCTGACACAGGCCCACGTTCTCCCAGCAGAGCACTGACCTGGGAGGGGCTGGACCTAACCCCTGACTCTCTGGCCCTCTGTACCTGTGCAGGGAGCTGGCCTCCCCAGCCATCTTGCCCACTCCACACTTAGACCAGACAAGGGAGCTGGTGGCAATGGCAGCTTGTAAATAGGGATATAAAGGAGAGAAACCTAAGTGGATTCGGCCCACTGAATGGGGAGAGGAGCCGAGGAGAGGGGATCTGTGGccagggagaagaagggaggggagggcgggACGTGTCTGCCATCGTGTGCCCCTTCTCTTCCCGTGTTGACATCCTTCTCATATAGCACTTTGTGACAACCATAGGACCGTGTCTGAGATTTAAATGAGGGCtctgaggttttgttttctgaagagTGGCCATTGGTTGGAAATTCGTGTGGTCCTCCACTCACGTCCCTGCTCCTGTCTGGAAAGCACCCCCCGCACTGCGAGCAGCCCACTGGTGGTGGTGACattcctcccaccccttct
This genomic interval carries:
- the CTDP1 gene encoding RNA polymerase II subunit A C-terminal domain phosphatase isoform X2; amino-acid sequence: MEAPPAGRVPAEGVPPAAVAEVRCPGPGPLRLLEWRVAAGTTVRIGSVLAVCEAAASAQPSGPAPARAGSGGCVRAERRLRSERAGVVRELCAHPGQVVAPGAVLVRLEGCSHPVVMKGLCAECGQDLTQLQSKNGKQQVPLSTATVSMVHSVPELMVSSEQAELLGREDQHRLHRNRKLVLMVDLDQTLIHTTEQHCQQMSNRGVLHFQLGRGEPMLHTRLRPHCRAFLEKVSRLYELHVFTFGSRLYAHTIAGFLDPEKKLFSHRILSRDECIDPFSKTGNLRNLFPCGDSMVCIIDDREDVWKFAPNLITVKKYVYFQGTGDINAPPGSRELQARKKGGHPPKGADVAEQAPSAKESEEGRQVAGVEQSNGLSKPARELNGDGPPPSQAEERATRPAARIPLADGRGPTVCARQHGRTSAEKRPVVSSVGSDLDFELSSDSESSSDSEGRSSEGESGGKRGQKKPQAARDPGKVVPQGGAPGPGGERPAGANHSSEPVPSVQLEPQEDSERDGLCGLGSSCADRKEAETESQNSEQSGITVGESLDQSVEEEEEEEDADADDHLVHLEEILARVHSDYYARYDRYLRGEAQEAPDIRKVVPELKSRVLADVAVIFSGLHPTNFPVEKTREHYHATALGAKVLTQLVLDPDAPDRATHLIAARTGTEKVRQAQECGRPHVVSPDWLWSCLERWEKVDEQLFPLSDDCGKAQREDGPMAFPDRQGALPTTLFHPTPVHPRAQPGPEARIYDANTGKLIRKGSAGPGPPGCLPVHAEHSSFRAVQPHQQQFGEEWPDNPDGEQPGPSRRKRQPSMSETLPLYTLCKEDLESMDKEVDDILGEGSDDSDSEKKKPEEQEEERDKGPRPREPRTPRAQREHTLDLKPPSERSTLDGRGPRGHKRKLNEEDAASESSRGSSCEDEGSSSEADEMAAALEAELDLM
- the CTDP1 gene encoding RNA polymerase II subunit A C-terminal domain phosphatase isoform X1, encoding MRCPGSRRGPGRRVEAGVGVGIAAQPPPPPGPGSPARRRWAPLPEHPSAASPQRPRWPGWRRRPPAAFPPRASRRRPWPRAVLVRLEGCSHPVVMKGLCAECGQDLTQLQSKNGKQQVPLSTATVSMVHSVPELMVSSEQAELLGREDQHRLHRNRKLVLMVDLDQTLIHTTEQHCQQMSNRGVLHFQLGRGEPMLHTRLRPHCRAFLEKVSRLYELHVFTFGSRLYAHTIAGFLDPEKKLFSHRILSRDECIDPFSKTGNLRNLFPCGDSMVCIIDDREDVWKFAPNLITVKKYVYFQGTGDINAPPGSRELQARKKGGHPPKGADVAEQAPSAKESEEGRQVAGVEQSNGLSKPARELNGDGPPPSQAEERATRPAARIPLADGRGPTVCARQHGRTSAEKRPVVSSVGSDLDFELSSDSESSSDSEGRSSEGESGGKRGQKKPQAARDPGKVVPQGGAPGPGGERPAGANHSSEPVPSVQLEPQEDSERDGLCGLGSSCADRKEAETESQNSEQSGITVGESLDQSVEEEEEEEDADADDHLVHLEEILARVHSDYYARYDRYLRGEAQEAPDIRKVVPELKSRVLADVAVIFSGLHPTNFPVEKTREHYHATALGAKVLTQLVLDPDAPDRATHLIAARTGTEKVRQAQECGRPHVVSPDWLWSCLERWEKVDEQLFPLSDDCGKAQREDGPMAFPDRQGALPTTLFHPTPVHPRAQPGPEARIYDANTGKLIRKGSAGPGPPGCLPVHAEHSSFRAVQPHQQQFGEEWPDNPDGEQPGPSRRKRQPSMSETLPLYTLCKEDLESMDKEVDDILGEGSDDSDSEKKKPEEQEEERDKGPRPREPRTPRAQREHTLDLKPPSERSTLDGRGPRGHKRKLNEEDAASESSRGSSCEDEGSSSEADEMAAALEAELDLM
- the CTDP1 gene encoding RNA polymerase II subunit A C-terminal domain phosphatase isoform X3; this translates as MRCPGSRRGPGRRVEAGVGVGIAAQPPPPPGPGSPARRRWAPLPEHPSAASPQRPRWPGWRRRPPAAFPPRASRRRPWPRAVLVRLEGCSHPVVMKGLCAECGQDLTQLQSKNGKQQVPLSTATVSMVHSVPELMVSSEQAELLGREDQHRLHRNRKLVLMVDLDQTLIHTTEQHCQQMSNRGVLHFQLGRGEPMLHTRLRPHCRAFLEKVSRLYELHVFTFGSRLYAHTIAGFLDPEKKLFSHRILSRDECIDPFSKTGNLRNLFPCGDSMVCIIDDREDVWKFAPNLITVKKYVYFQGTGDINAPPGSRELQARKKGGHPPKGADVAEQAPSAKESEEGRQVAGVEQSNGLSKPARELNGDGPPPSQAEERATRPAARIPLADGRGPTVCARQHGRTSAEKRPVVSSVGSDLDFELSSDSESSSDSEGRSSEGESGGKRGQKKPQAARDPGKVVPQGGAPGPGGERPAGANHSSEPVPSVQLEPQEDSERDGLCGLGSSCADRKEAETESQNSEQSGITVGESLDQSVEEEEEEEDADADDHLVHLEEILARVHSDYYARYDRYLRGEAQEAPDIRKVVPELKSRVLADVAVIFSGLHPTNFPVEKTREHYHATALGAKVLTQLVLDPDAPDRATHLIAARTGTEKVRQAQECGRPHVVSPDWLWSCLERWEKVDEQLFPLSDDCGKAQREDGPMAFPDRQGALPTTLFHPTPVHPRAQPGPEARIYDANTGKLIRKGSAGPGPPGCLPVHAEHSSFRWMTS